The DNA region CAGCCGCCGAGAGATTTTCTGAGAAGTTCCTCGAAATAGTTCCCATCTCGGCTCTTAACAACGATGGGGTGGATGAGCTCACGCAGCTTCTCAAAAAACACCTACCCGAAGGGCCGAAATATTTCCCTGATGATATTTTCACGGATCAGCCTGAGATTTTTTACGTAAGCGAACTCATAAGGGAGAAAGTTTTCAATCTCACGCGAAAGGAAATTCCCTATAAAGTGGCGGTGGTGGTCTCGGGATTCAGCGAGGATACGGAACGGAACCTGATCAGGATAAGTGCAGAAATCTATGTTGAGAGAAAAAGTCATAAGGGAATTCTCATAGGAAAGGGCGGGGGGATGCTAAAGCGAATCGGTTCTGAGGCCAGGGTTGATATTGAAAGGATACTGGGAGTTAAGCTGTTTCTGGAGCTTTGGGTCAAGGTTAAGGAGAACTGGACCCAGAGCGATTTCCTGATAAAGGAATTCGGTTACGGAAACTGAACCGCAGAAGTCTTTATTCTCCCTTGAAAACCGGCTTTCTCTTTTCCAGAAAAGCCTTTTTTCCTTCCTTGGAGTCGCTGCTTTTCCTCACCTTGGCGAAAAGAGACCTTATGAGCTCTTCGTTTTCTTCCGATATTGGCCTCCCTTCTTCCCAGATGTTTATCATCTTTTTCATCGATATCATCGAAAGCGGGGCGTTTTCGCTTATTCCCTCGGCAAGCCCATAGGTGAACTCTTCAAGCTTGTCTCTTCTTACAACATGGTCGACAAGTCCTTTTTCTAGAGCTCTTTCGGCATTAACGGGGTTTCCGGTGAGAAAGAGTTCTCTTGTAAATCCGGGACCCACTAAGTTCAGAAATTGCTTTATTCCGCTGTAATGATAAGTCACTCCCAGCTTTACGGGCGGGATTGCGAGTTTCACGTCGTCGGCGCATACTCTCAGATCGCAAGTCGCTGCAAGT from Candidatus Dadabacteria bacterium includes:
- the era gene encoding GTPase Era — protein: MIQTASKEGFRSGFISVIGRPNVGKSTLVNSVVGEKVSAVSDKPSTTRNRILGVRTFDDSQLVFLDTPGVYREKSRLGKSMARAVSGALSDADLVAFVTDVEKPFGAADESILKMFRKPSLFVVNKIDKIKKSKLLSILSAAERFSEKFLEIVPISALNNDGVDELTQLLKKHLPEGPKYFPDDIFTDQPEIFYVSELIREKVFNLTRKEIPYKVAVVVSGFSEDTERNLIRISAEIYVERKSHKGILIGKGGGMLKRIGSEARVDIERILGVKLFLELWVKVKENWTQSDFLIKEFGYGN
- a CDS encoding enoyl-CoA hydratase-related protein encodes the protein MAENKEILIEGEGSICTLTLNRPEKRNSLTPEILRLLTEEFLRLGKTTEIRCVVIRGSGDRAFCSGYDIAAISEEEIAIESGHPLTEVMQAVKSYPLPVIAMINGHAFGAGLELAATCDLRVCADDVKLAIPPVKLGVTYHYSGIKQFLNLVGPGFTRELFLTGNPVNAERALEKGLVDHVVRRDKLEEFTYGLAEGISENAPLSMISMKKMINIWEEGRPISEENEELIRSLFAKVRKSSDSKEGKKAFLEKRKPVFKGE